ATTTTGATGCCCTCAATGACAAACAAATGGAAGTGATAAAGGAGATTCAAAAGACATGTGATCACATCATTACCTTTTCTCACTTTGTTCCCAGGTGGTTAATCTTTCTATCGTTTAAATTACAACCTATTTTGTTAATTCCAACTTCCAAGAACTAATTGGTTATTTAGCTAGAGAAACTTGTTAGAAAGTAAATAAAAGTGGTCTATAAGGCATGATTGTATGATGAAAAGGTGTAAATTGTGACATTGGTATAAATAACAATTCATAAACACCAAAATgcattattattcattttactaTTTTGGCtatgtttggataaacaatttaatGAAATGCTTATAGTATAAGCGCTTATCATATAAGTGCTTATGTATAAACTATTTCTtctataaaaaagataaaataaagttaaactgttttcatataagatacaagttgttttcataagctatcctGGAGACTTTATGGAAATAAGATAAGAAAAACTAATGGACATATTAAAGCTGTTTCAATAAGCTTTTTCAAACAGTCTCACAAGTGCTTATGCCAGTAGATAAGgtcaaataagtcaatccaaacaaGTTCAAAGAATATGTTTTTGTTATCTTTAAGTTTTTTATGTGTTCTGTCTGGTTATGGCTTATTTTTGCTAGTATGTTTCTTCACAGGCAGGAACTTTGTCCAGAAAAGAGGATGTTATTCTATCCAAAGCTCCCAAAAATAATTGGTTCAGATTCTCTTGAAGATCGAATAAGGTCTATACATGGTGCTCATGGAAGGAAGGATGCATCTTCTTGTCATGTGTTTGGTCATACTCACTTCAGCTGGGATGCTGTTGTGGATGGCATAAGgtagttttcatttttattcttcttcttgttttttGTTTGAGCATGCAGGCTAGAATGGAAATAATGGAATtcttcattatatgttatgtgTGTTGCCCTCAACTTTATGCCCATTTTTGccttaaaagaaaaagttgttTAGGCAATAGACACATATACTGGACActgcaaaaataaaagtagGACAATTCAAGTTGTTTTTGCACACTTTTTCTATGAAGCATAGACACATATACTGGACACAACACTGATATTGATAGTAACAGATAAAAACTGGTAACAgtttaagaaaatgaaagagaTTGAAAATAACCGCGTGTGTCGATGTCATTGTCACTCGGACACATGCAAGACACTAAACATACTTTCAATATGAAGTTGCTACATATCACTTTTCTAACAATTTGAATTGgtattaaattagaatttataaaatgatgttcTTGATATTTTATAGCTTTGGATATATACCACTTGTTATATAGCTAAATGGTGTTACATAATTGTAGGTATGTACAAGCACCCTTAGCTTACCCAAGGGAAAGGAAGAGAAGAATGATTGGAGGGGAAAATTGGCTACCATTTTGTCTTTATGCTGACAAAAACTTTTCTAATAGACTCAATCCTTGTTTTTGGTCTAATTATTACTCTGTCAACCCTAGGAAACCTCATGACACTAAACTTGCTCCTTGGGTGGCTAGATTTTACAAGAAAAACAAAGTATAGATGTATAGTGTTGATTATTTGGCATTATTAAGCtggatttatttgttttttagaaaaatatagagaaacaGTTTCCctctattttgttgttgttggaatacataacattcatttatttattaagatgaAAATTGTACTCAAGTGacaaaactaaaattttcaaaGGTTGTAATGTAATATATTCGTTTTATTTTTAGGAAACACACTTTATCATGTTCCAACAAAGCCACATGTTACACATTTCCATCATTATTCACACAAAAACAACTATTATAATCCCTTTTAGTAGTCTCCTCTCTCAACTTGAACCTGATTAAACACCTTATGTAGAATCTCCTCTCCAATTgattttagaatatataatgCACACAAGTATAACTTGAATATAATgccaattatttcattttattcaatatttgCAGCACAAATACATTATACAACACAGCTAAACATAAGCTGAGACCCCAAAAAACagtagaaaaattaaaatgcataAACAGAAAAGTGGTAAAAACAAAATGatacaaaacaaaattacacATACATAAAccttatatattaataaacaaAAGCAACTAATAATGCAACACACATGATAAACAAAAGTACTAGTAATCTTCAGGAGCCAGAGGCTGGTGTGCATGAGGTGGCTCAGTTGGGATAATAACATATTCATATATGATTGCTGCCAATGCTGCTCCAATGAATGGACCAAGCCAAAAGATCCAATGTTGGTGCCATCTCCAGCCAACCAAAGAAGGCCCAAAAGCAAGAGCAGGGTTCATACATGCTCCATCAAATGCCCCACCAACAAGGATATTTGCACCAACAATGAGTCCAATTGCTAAAGGTGCAATAGCACCAATGGTACCTCTTTTAGGATCAATTGCAGTTGCATATACTGTGTACATTAGCCCAAATGTCATTATTATCTCAAGTATAAGTGCATGTCCTGAACCAATACCATCTCCTACATGAAACCCTGCTGGTCTCTATCATAAACAACCACCATAAAACCATATCAGATTTTATTGAAAACTGTAGACTAATACTTAAAAAGTCATCTAAAAGTTTAATGATGATCAAACACTTGGAAATATAGGTTGATGATCAAACACTTGGAAATATAGGTTAATGATCCTTGTAGTCTTTATGACTTAAAAAATGACTCCATCGATCAATCAATatcaactaaataaaaataactgaAATCAAACGtatttttcaaaactcaaactCTTCGACACCAATCAGATCATCATCTTAGTTGTAATCAGATCATCATCTTAGTTGTAAAGACTAGACTTTTAAGTACTAATCGACAATGATAAGAGTAacaaataaaactaatagtCTTTAGGGATGAAAGAATGACTCAATCGATATCAGTTAGATAAAATAATGGAAAACAAACTTGTCTTTCAAAATTCAACTTGTCAACACGAGACTTTTAAACACTGATCCATAGTGACAATAGAATTTGTAGAATTTGCCTTGTAACTATTATCTAGTCTTATACATTACTATATTTGGCTGCAATAAGATTCCATTATAGATAATATTACATATCAGTTCTCAACTTTTTCGTCAAGTTTACAATTTAGTGTACACTTTAGTGTATTAAATGTTAAGTATTATTATTCAGATATTGAATCAGATTTCCCTATGTTTATTTTGAGAGTCAGGATCTGTCGACACCAAATGTCAAATTTAACATAGTCAACTCTGGCAGTTGAATTAAAAGTTCTTActatatatatgaaatatataaatttcataaaatctaaaattatttcaaacttTATTGTattatcttatatataaatGCATACTATTAAATGACATGACTGGAGATTCaaattatctaaaaaattatatgtccGATTATACAATATGATTCAACGGTTAGATTtgtataattcatattttacacATATGTAACTATACTAAGTTTGACACCTGGTGTCAACATATGAGTAAAGTACCATTATGATGTTCAAATAAGGAAATACAATTCTTTGTTTGAGtaaaacataatcaatttaTGTTTATTCATTATCCTTAGTGTATCAAAGAATTTATCAAAATCTCTAATTGAAACCAAAAGCCTCTCAAAATCATGACTCCTATATACAAATGAGAAAAAATGATTACCATGTTATTAGTGACAAGCCTAAGCAAGAGAGCAGCAACAACAGCACCAAGAAGTTGAGCAATCCAGTAGTAGACAGCTCTAAGAACAGAGATTCTGCCACCAATGAGAGCACCAAATGTAACTGCTGGGTTGATATGACCACCAGATACATGCATACTAGCAGACACAGCAGCAAATAGTGCAAAAGCATGTGCAAGTGCTGTTGCCAACAGTTCACCAGCTGAGAATGCTGAGTCTTGGTAAATCTTAACTGTTGCAAGCACAAAAATCATCATCAACATTTATACATGCATGTATACAAATAAGCTCAAAGGCCAACCTCCACTTACTCATAGCATGTAGGTATGATTATTAGATTATAAttgacaaacaaaaattaacataagCTTAAAAGTCAAATTCCAACTTTAATAAAGGTGAAAAATGTTAAGTGTTTTATAAGTGAAAATGAGATTATGACTTTGTTTGAATAATTTATAGTCATGTCATAAATACACTCTCTCAAACGGTCTCTAAAATTCTTATATAAGTTCAAATAAGTTAATTCAAAACATTATAATGTTATGGTAGCAACATAACATAACATTCAAAATTAACCATTTTTTTGAAGTGTATGAAGCATGCTACTTAGACATGCAGCAAGAATAGGTTTTTAATGTATAATATATACAAACCCAAAGCAAGGCCAGATCCTTCTCCAGCAAAGACAAAGATGAAAGTGGATGCAAATTCAGCTATAGTTGCTCTAATTGAATCAGGATGTGTAGCCTCATCAGCTCTTCCAAAAGCATACCTACGAGTTGCcatcaaacttttcttttttcaccaaaattttcacaaatcttccttagattaattttttttgattcaGAATTTTTGAAACTATTCTTTAATCAAAAGGGTTGTTTTTGAAGCAAAAATAACTCAAAATGGTTGAGAAATTTTTTGAAGGGTCATTTGCATGGATTAAAAGTATAGGAGAATGGTTATATGAGGAAAATAAGAGTAAGAGTTTAGTGAGACACATGGATTTGTGAGATGTTGTATCATAGCCACGTAGTGATATGTGTTGGCTTCTAAGCATAAATTGAGTTTTTGTTTGTTacttatatacatatatttatttatatcaattatTATCAATAGTTCTTTTGTTTCTTAGTAGTTTAATGTTGATCCTGATTTTCTAAACAAGGACAAAAAAATTCCATGTGTTCTCTAGGCGGTTGCATATGCGAGGACTATTTGATTTTTCAGTATTGAAGTTTGTGTAATTTGGATTTTTCTGTTAGTTAATGCAAAACTCTTTATACCTGAGATAATAGTAGATTCTAAATCTAgcttttgtaaaagaaagttctgtaaaaaatattgtaatttttttttctctgtaaTACATGTTACataggatatatatatatatataNNNNNNNNNNNNNNNNNNNNNNNNNNNNNNNNNNNNNNNNNNNNNNNNNNNNNNNNNNNNNNNNNNNNNNNNNNNNNNNNNNNNNNNNNNNNNNNNNNNNNNNNNNNNNNNNNNNNNNNNNNNNNNNNNNNNNNNNNNNNNNNNNNNNNNNNNNNNNNNNNNNNNNNNNNNNNNNNNNNNNNNNNNNNNNNNNNNNNNNNNNNNNNNNNNNNNNNNNNNNNNNNNNNNNNNNNNNNNNNNNNNNNNNNNNNNNNNNNNNNNNNNNNNNNNNNNNNNNNNNNNNNNNNNNNNNNNNNNNNNNNNNNNNNNNNNNNNNNNNNNNNNNNNNNNNNNNNNNNNNNNNNNNNNNNNNNNNNNNNNNNNNNNNNNNNNNNNNNNNNNNNNNNNNNNNNNNNNNNNNNNNNNNNNNNNNNNNNNNNNNNNNNNNNNNNNNNNNNNNNNNNNNNNNNNNNNNNNNNNNNNNNNNNNNNNNNNNNNNNNNNNNNNNNNNNNNNNNNNNNtatatatataatataatataaaaaaatctaaataaggAAATAATTAATTCTTATATATACTAAAGGAAAAAGTCAATAATGTTATAGAAAATAAGTGGGATATCAATCTCTGAAATACATTCACGTAATGATCTGATTTTATATGAATTGATGTCATAAAGACCGTAGATCAACAACATATTTGTTGGAATTATTTTTAGATATGTTTTCGACACTCCTCAAGTTGGATCATAGATGTCAATCATACCTATTTTGAATCTTAAATTCTCAAAGTTTACTCTGGGTAGTGCCTTGGTCAAAATGTATGTAGTTTGATGACTTGAAGGTGTATGCTCAAGTTTGATTGGTTGatcatcaattttcttttttatgaaaTGTGGATCAATTTCCACGTGTTTGGTTCTATCGTGATGCTTTGGATTTTTTTGCAATACTAATAATGGTAGCTTTGTTATCGAACAATAGACTTAGTTGTGGTCAGTTTTAACCTTAAGTTCCTGAAGCATTCGTTGTAACCATATTATTTCACATGTTCCATGTGCCATGGATCTGAACTCAGCTTCAGCATAACTCCTAGCAACcacaaattgtttttttacttCTCCAAGTAACTAGATTTCCCCAAACAAATGTATAGTACCCACTTGTTGACCTTTGATCTGTCACTCACTGAACCAACCCAATTTGCTTTAGTGCAGTCCTATTCCTGGTGTCATTTTAAGGTACTGCAAAATGCGATTGATAGCTCTCATGTGAGCCTCTCGAGAGTCATTCATGTAACGACTTACCATACTAACAGAAAATATAGTATATACTTCCTTTGTGATATGTAAAGTCCACGTTTGAATCATGCCACTTCCATCCCAAGGAAGTACTTATGGTCTTTAACCTCAAATTCCTTAGCAATGAACTATTTTAGTTATCAAATTCCATTATGATCATCGCCAGTGATGAAGATGTCATCTACATAGACAATGAAGATAGTCAttctacctttttttttttagtattttacaAACATAGTATGGTTTGTTTGGCATTGGGTGAATCCATGAAGTTTAACAACTTGTGTCAGCCTTTCAAACCATGCTCGGGGAGATCGCTTAAGACCATATAGTGACTTCTTGAGCTTACATACCTTGCCTAAATTTTTTGGTGAGTCGAGACCAAGAGGAACTCTCATATAGACATattcttgaaggtcaccattcaAGAAATCATTCTTGATATCTAGCTGGTGTAGAGACCAATCTAAATATATTGCCAaggagaaaaagatccaaactaAGTTCAATTTTGCAACAGATGCAAATGTTTCTTCATAGTCCATCTCATATGATTTGGTAAATCCATTTGCTACCAATCGAGTCTTGTACTTGTTAACACTCCCATCTGCATTGTATTTGACTAAAAAAATCTACTTACACCAACCGACTTCTTCTTTTCAGTCCATTCAGAGAGCTACCATATCTCATTCTTCTCAAAAGCTTTGATTTATTCTTGTACAACAACCTTCTATTTAGGTGTTTGGATAGCTACATGAAAGTTTTGAGGAATAGTTGTGTTGTCTAGATTGGTGACAAAGACCCTGTATTCCTGTGACAACTTCTCAAAAGACACATGATTTCCAATTGGGTATTGGGTGCATGCCCTCACCCCTTTCCTCACACCAATAGGTATGTCCAGGTCATTAATAACCAATGTCATATATTACATTTGGAGAAGAATCAAGACATTGTGTGTTACCTATGTAAGAATCTTGAGATACTTAATTTTGGTTGGAATCTTGGATTTCCCTTGGAAATGTGCATGTTTCTACCTATTCTAGAtattttttcttccttcttGTGTAGACTTGCAACTCTTTTTGATTAGTTTCAATTTCGAGTGCTACATCAAATATAGGTTCAGGGCCATATAAAGGTAATAATGTTTGGTCGGTACTTGGTTTGGTTTGTGGTTCAAAGGTTTGAAGTAATGGTGGTTGTGGTTCAAGGGTTTGAGGGATTGGTGTCTTCCAAAGTTGGTATTCACTGGTAGTTATTCTCTCCCCTGAATGACATCTTTGGGGTAAAAGAGTTGGTTTTCAAAGAATGTGACATCAATGATATGGTAGAACTTTCTATTTTAGGGACAATAGTATTTCTACCATTTCTTGTATGGAGAATATCCCAAGAATGTGCATTTTAAGGCTTTTGTGTCCAATTTGCTTAAATTTGACTTGTGGTTTTGAACAAAGGTTGTACATCCAAAAATTTCGGGTGGACGATTTGTAATAAGTTTGGTGGTTGGGTATATGGACAATAGGTTCTGGTGAGGGGTTTGAAAATTGAAGGTTTTAGATGACATTCGATTTATAAGGTAGGCTGTAGAGAGGACAACTTCACCCTAATATTGGTTTGGCACATTAGTTGATAGCATGAGGGATATAGTGACCTCCATGAGGTGCTTGATTTCCCTCTCGACAATCCCATTATGTTATAAGTATTTGTATGTTGGCTTGAAGCTAATTTTGGATCATTTTATGgagattttcaaaaatttcccCACGTTTGATTTTTCTTTCTTAAGGAACATTCATATGTGTGATCACTTATGAATCTCATGAACCACTTTGGCCTAGTGACATTGTTGACTCGATAATGCCCTTATAAATCACTATGGATTAAGGAAAATGGATATGATGGATTATAATGTTGGATAAGGTAGCGGGATTTAGTGTGTTTGGCCAATTCACATTGAAATATTTAGGGTTTTGatcaaatatgaaaatttgtgatttgaagatgaagaaattaggATTGAAGATGAaagttgttgagtttttattaaaaaaatttggagtcaaagatgaagattattgagtgtttattatttatttggttaattaattaattagttttatgtttttaattaaatgattcaatgagttaataaaatgaattttaattttaaatattaaatattgcctagtcaacaacaattacatgGTCACCATGTGTCACTTCATTTAAAATTAGTCATGTCatcatttttttactaaaaaagattcatatagacttttttaaaacttgtcAGAATTTACAAGggtataaatcaaataaaaaaaattacatagactaaaatcaaaacaaatcatatttgcaaggaccaaaaacatatttaaactaatttttattaaatagaaatGGAAACATCATTTTTCAAGTGCATGAAGTTAGGGAGGCGATAATATCGTAACAATACATCATATTTGGAAGAAACCATATGAGCATATGGTCCAACTTTATTATCTTATATTCCAAGGAGGTAAAGTCTTCCACATTCCTTAACATTATCAATCTTCCCCGTTCAAAATCCTGAAATTCAcatattttttggaaaaaatttaGTAACACACTTTGAATTACCTTTTTGAGCAAGAGTAGCAGTGGAAGAGTGTGTATGGTATTTTTAAGAGTTTGTTGGAGCAATTTCTGAAGTGTCTTCATCTGTTGAAGAGTGTGTATGGTATTTTTAAGAGTTTGTTGGAGCAGTTTCTGAAGTGTCTTCATCTGTTGAAGAGTGTGTATGGTATTTCTAAGAGTTTGTTGGAGCAATTTCTGAAGTGTCttcatctgttttttttttttttttgctgaatggATTGTACTCAAGATGCTGAATGGATTGCTAGAATTAATTCTAGATTTGTTTCCAACAATTTGCTGCAGTGTGGAGAATAAAACACACATTCAGTCGTTAAATAGTTCGACATAAAACAATTAAGTGACTTTTCTCAAATGAATCTATCTAATTTGGAGAATAAAACACACATTCAGTCGTTAAATAGTTCGACATAAAACAATTAAGTGACTTTTCTCAAATGAATCTATCTAATTTGGAGAATAAAACACACATTCAGTCGTTAAATAGTTCGACATAAAACAATTAAGTGACTTTTCTCAAATGAATCTATCTAATTTGGAGAATAAAACACACATTCAGTCGTTAAATAGTTCGACAtaactttaatattttgaagTCCCAAAATATAGACATAGTTAAAGCTAAGACCTACCAATGGAAAATAGttcaatatgattttaaataagacatATTTTAAATCTCACAAATGTGAAGAATTAATGTCTCTATTCAGTACAATAAATACCTTAAGTTTTACCGTTGTGTCTTTTAAAGTACATACATAAAGAATGTTCAGTGCATGAGACAGGTGAGTAAATTTGAAGAGAGTGAATGTTACACCGTCTTATCTTTACAAACAGAAAGA
This region of Cicer arietinum cultivar CDC Frontier isolate Library 1 chromosome 8, Cicar.CDCFrontier_v2.0, whole genome shotgun sequence genomic DNA includes:
- the LOC101500182 gene encoding probable aquaporin TIP-type alpha translates to MATRRYAFGRADEATHPDSIRATIAEFASTFIFVFAGEGSGLALVKIYQDSAFSAGELLATALAHAFALFAAVSASMHVSGGHINPAVTFGALIGGRISVLRAVYYWIAQLLGAVVAALLLRLVTNNMRPAGFHVGDGIGSGHALILEIIMTFGLMYTVYATAIDPKRGTIGAIAPLAIGLIVGANILVGGAFDGACMNPALAFGPSLVGWRWHQHWIFWLGPFIGAALAAIIYEYVIIPTEPPHAHQPLAPEDY